A DNA window from Impatiens glandulifera chromosome 7, dImpGla2.1, whole genome shotgun sequence contains the following coding sequences:
- the LOC124946050 gene encoding MKI67 FHA domain-interacting nucleolar phosphoprotein-like: MGIKEKKRMQKSLKKASSKFSGGKDETADFLPIEGGPGVKLAKSVPLSSKATVLYIGHIPHGFYENEMEGFFKQFGTVKKLRIARNKKTGKSKHFGFIQFESPEVAKIVAECMHNYLMCEHMLKVHLIEPENVHPKLWSGVNRFYKPPDWVKIERKRHDKERTLEGHKKLVEGIMKRDKKRRKKIEAAGMDYECPEIVGSNPPAPKKIRFD, encoded by the exons ATGGGTATAAAGGAGAAGAAACGTATGCAGAAAAGTCTAAAAAAAGCATCATCAAAATTTTCAGGTGGCAAAGATGAAACTGCAGATTTCTTG CCAATTGAAGGGGGTCCTGGTGTTAAACTTGCCAAAAGTGTACCATTGTCTAGTAAGGCTACAGTCCTCTATATAGGTCATATTCCACACGGGTTCTATGAGAATGAGATGGAAG GTTTTTTTAAACAGTTTGGCACTGTCAAGAAACTTCGAATTGCAAGGAATAAGAAG ACTGGAAAGTCAAAGCACTTTGGCTTCATCCAATTTGAGTCCCCTGAG GTTGCAAAAATTGTTGCCGAGTGCATGCATAATTATCTTATGTGTGAACACATGCTGAAAGTTCACCTGATTGAACCTGAAAATGTTCATCCAAAATT GTGGAGTGGTGTTAACCGTTTTTACAAACCTCCGGATTGGGTTAAAATCGAGAGGAAAAGGCACGACAAG GAAAGAACATTGGAAGGGCACAAGAAATTGGTTGAAGGAATCATGAAAAGGGATaagaaaaggaggaagaagataGAGGCAGCTGGTATGGATTATGAATGCCCAGAAATT GTGGGAAGCAATCCGCCTGCTCCGAAGAAGATTAGGTTTGATTGA